In the Chitinophagales bacterium genome, one interval contains:
- a CDS encoding DUF962 domain-containing protein yields the protein MKTIQNWLDEYAVSHQNPTNKKVHFVCVPVIFFTIVGLLYSIPFPQLVDLKIVEFNVATIALVLVTLYYLRLSVSLAIGMFLFSFLCLVISQSIVLQSSKSVLAITCVILFIMAWIFQFWGHNIEGKKPSFLKDLQFLMIGPAWIMSFIYKKLGISY from the coding sequence ATGAAAACTATCCAAAATTGGTTAGATGAATATGCAGTGAGCCACCAAAACCCTACCAACAAAAAAGTTCATTTTGTATGTGTGCCCGTTATATTTTTCACTATTGTGGGTTTGCTTTACAGCATTCCATTTCCACAATTGGTAGATTTAAAAATAGTAGAATTTAATGTTGCCACCATAGCATTGGTATTGGTAACACTTTATTACCTCCGGCTTTCGGTATCGCTGGCAATCGGTATGTTTCTTTTTTCATTCTTATGTTTAGTTATCTCACAGAGCATCGTACTGCAATCGTCTAAGAGTGTTCTTGCCATTACCTGCGTAATACTTTTTATTATGGCATGGATATTTCAATTTTGGGGGCATAATATCGAAGGCAAAAAACCTTCGTTCTTAAAAGACCTGCAATTTCTAATGATTGGACCGGCATGGATTATGAGTTTTATCTATAAAAAACTCGGCATTTCTTATTAA